From a single Halorussus limi genomic region:
- a CDS encoding DUF7521 family protein: MNELTQITSLVVALKTITLLLGGLITFFAFKAYRRTGSPALRALALGFGVVTLGAFLAGIADQVVGIDREVVLIIESTLTAAGFGVITYSLYVE; the protein is encoded by the coding sequence ATGAACGAACTCACCCAAATTACGTCGCTGGTAGTGGCGCTCAAGACGATTACGCTCCTGCTCGGCGGACTCATCACCTTCTTCGCGTTCAAGGCCTACCGCCGGACCGGTTCCCCGGCGCTTCGGGCGCTCGCGCTCGGGTTCGGCGTCGTCACGCTCGGCGCGTTTCTGGCGGGCATCGCCGACCAAGTCGTCGGTATCGACCGGGAGGTCGTCCTCATCATCGAGAGCACGCTGACCGCAGCCGGATTCGGCGTCATCACGTACTCGCTGTACGTCGAGTGA
- a CDS encoding DUF7504 family protein encodes MTTDRSTPREDDDEPPGDEFDAFLNTLNELKSTGCNLLVVGDAPREVFTRASSQLLGDSDILRYRVLAVTDATTRSVADRLPDPETAPRPLAETTRILNHAGVPRSVTDESAAPPELAGIRETCVADPQLRGLQSCLAEAIQEVVDSAESLNPADLRVGVDSLTPLVEYHGADVVRRCLDMVGGHVRDNDAMAHYVLPGGYRSERVQSVVPAADAVIELRTVDPDEYDHDVQQRWHVPDRDLATGWTPL; translated from the coding sequence ATGACGACGGACCGGTCCACGCCACGGGAAGACGACGACGAGCCGCCCGGCGACGAGTTCGACGCGTTTCTGAACACGCTGAACGAACTGAAATCGACTGGCTGTAACTTGCTGGTGGTCGGGGACGCGCCGCGGGAGGTCTTCACCCGTGCGAGCAGTCAATTGTTAGGCGACTCCGACATACTCCGCTACCGAGTGTTGGCCGTCACCGACGCCACGACCCGGAGCGTCGCCGACCGGCTTCCGGACCCCGAGACCGCCCCGCGACCGCTGGCCGAGACGACGCGCATCTTGAACCACGCCGGCGTACCGCGGTCGGTCACCGACGAGAGCGCCGCGCCGCCGGAACTCGCCGGGATACGCGAGACGTGCGTGGCCGACCCGCAACTTCGGGGTCTCCAGTCGTGCCTCGCGGAGGCGATTCAGGAGGTCGTGGACAGCGCCGAGTCGCTGAACCCGGCGGACCTCCGGGTCGGCGTCGATTCGCTCACGCCGCTAGTCGAGTATCACGGCGCGGACGTGGTCCGGCGGTGTCTCGACATGGTCGGGGGCCACGTCCGCGACAACGACGCGATGGCCCACTACGTCCTCCCCGGCGGTTACCGGAGCGAACGCGTCCAGTCGGTCGTCCCCGCCGCCGACGCGGTCATCGAACTCCGGACGGTGGACCCGGACGAGTACGACCACGACGTACAGCAGCGCTGGCACGTCCCCGACCGGGACCTCGCGACCGGGTGGACTCCGCTGTAG
- a CDS encoding winged helix-turn-helix domain-containing protein codes for MVRDPVGVEDSPDLQTLLDALDDPDCRAIVKRIDEPMTASEISDATDIPLSTVYRKLDMLTEASLLSELTEVRSDGHHTTRYDLDFEDVNLSLTEDNDFDVAVSRPSRSAEERLADMWSEVRKET; via the coding sequence ATGGTTCGAGACCCGGTGGGTGTTGAGGACTCCCCCGACCTCCAGACGCTCCTCGACGCGCTCGACGACCCGGACTGCCGGGCCATCGTCAAACGGATCGACGAACCCATGACCGCGAGCGAAATCTCGGACGCGACGGACATCCCCCTCTCGACGGTCTACCGGAAACTCGACATGCTGACCGAGGCGTCGCTGCTCTCGGAACTCACCGAGGTACGGAGCGACGGCCACCACACGACTCGCTACGACCTCGACTTCGAGGACGTGAACCTCTCGCTGACCGAGGACAACGACTTCGACGTGGCTGTCTCTCGACCGTCCCGGAGCGCCGAGGAGCGCCTCGCGGACATGTGGTCGGAGGTGCGAAAGGAAACATGA
- a CDS encoding type IV pilin yields the protein MTDDDLPGLSRRNASASDDDSLRVPGSPVAARALSALRDDDRAASPTVGAVLLVGVTVLLATAVGGYLFGLAGGQQSPYATATVEFSKTENRVTVTWMANANADELTVRVQVGDERRTVSLDGVGDRAVVDEGGVTVSSGSVGEWKSPTISDGDRVTVTVVAVTGGERVVIADRSEVV from the coding sequence ATGACCGACGACGACCTACCCGGACTCTCGCGACGCAACGCATCCGCTAGCGACGATGACTCCCTCCGCGTACCGGGGAGTCCCGTCGCGGCCCGTGCGCTTTCGGCGCTCAGGGACGACGACCGGGCCGCCTCGCCGACCGTGGGCGCGGTCCTGCTGGTCGGCGTCACGGTGTTGTTGGCGACCGCCGTCGGCGGCTACCTCTTCGGGCTCGCAGGCGGCCAACAGAGTCCCTACGCCACGGCGACCGTCGAGTTCTCGAAGACGGAGAACCGCGTGACGGTGACGTGGATGGCGAACGCGAACGCCGACGAGTTGACGGTCCGGGTGCAGGTCGGCGACGAGCGCCGGACGGTGAGTCTCGACGGGGTGGGCGACCGCGCGGTGGTGGACGAGGGCGGCGTGACGGTGAGTTCGGGGTCGGTCGGCGAGTGGAAGTCGCCGACGATTTCGGACGGCGACCGCGTGACCGTGACCGTCGTCGCGGTGACGGGCGGCGAGCGCGTGGTAATCGCCGACCGGAGCGAGGTCGTGTGA
- a CDS encoding helix-turn-helix transcriptional regulator: MRSGPADLQKCLRTRSHFLARLRHPRRKRELADELEESRSTIDRALRELEGVGFVERADRGYRTTLTGELAFEAYRRYVACLDGLVAAHDALKPLPTGAALDGALFEDATVALPTQCSPHAPVESFEAVLDDADHARVFATAVIPAYVDIFHEQIVDRGMTADVVCAEGVLDWILSRREEQLAAIAGSDGVTLSETSADRAFSLVVTERESDASEHEGSAGVPASATERTPDRSASARAPDGDQCREDDGRATETRDAHHPTKRVGAMLYDEGRLVGFVHTDARAAVAWGEAVFDRLAADAMQLGAPADD; this comes from the coding sequence ATGCGATCCGGTCCCGCCGACCTCCAGAAGTGTCTCCGCACGCGAAGCCACTTCTTGGCCCGCCTCCGTCACCCCCGCCGGAAGCGCGAACTGGCCGACGAACTCGAGGAGTCCCGTTCGACCATCGACCGCGCCCTCCGAGAACTCGAAGGCGTCGGGTTCGTCGAGCGCGCCGACCGCGGCTATCGGACGACGCTGACCGGCGAACTCGCGTTCGAGGCGTACCGCCGGTACGTCGCCTGTCTCGACGGACTCGTGGCGGCCCACGACGCCCTCAAACCCCTGCCGACGGGCGCGGCGCTCGACGGCGCGCTCTTCGAGGACGCGACCGTCGCGCTTCCGACGCAGTGTTCGCCCCACGCACCCGTCGAGTCGTTCGAAGCGGTCCTCGACGACGCCGACCACGCCCGGGTGTTCGCCACGGCAGTCATCCCGGCGTACGTGGACATCTTCCACGAACAGATAGTCGACCGGGGGATGACCGCCGACGTCGTCTGCGCGGAGGGCGTCTTGGACTGGATACTCTCCCGGCGCGAGGAGCAACTGGCCGCCATCGCCGGGAGCGACGGCGTCACGCTCTCGGAGACGAGCGCCGACCGAGCCTTCAGTCTCGTCGTTACCGAGCGTGAGAGCGACGCGTCCGAACACGAAGGGTCCGCGGGTGTGCCCGCGTCCGCTACCGAGCGTACGCCCGACCGCTCCGCGTCTGCGCGCGCCCCGGACGGAGACCAGTGTCGTGAGGACGACGGCCGAGCGACCGAGACCCGCGACGCTCACCACCCGACGAAGCGAGTCGGGGCGATGCTCTACGACGAGGGGAGACTGGTCGGGTTCGTCCACACCGACGCCCGTGCGGCGGTCGCGTGGGGCGAGGCGGTCTTCGACCGCCTCGCGGCCGACGCGATGCAGTTGGGCGCGCCCGCCGATGACTGA
- a CDS encoding multicopper oxidase domain-containing protein, with protein MTDIGAPGDGPSRRDFLKATGAGGLAAAAGCTAPSSRDPQTTRQQAMNSQSSLPTTSPPEVVNVDEQGGKVTLKSAPAKHQVHPLDTMGGPVELPQVWAFQADDRDPSVPGPILRTTEGEDMEVTLDNTDGKRPHTLHFHGVQKTWENDGVPTTTGITVKPGEKHTYQIPANVPGTHLYHCHFQTPRHIEMGMFGILRVDPKGYEPADREYFMTVKEWDSSLSRMMAGESASYNPRKRNPDVFTINGKSAPRTLHPEDGSPIIVKKGETVRLHLVNGGYMSHPMHIHNHRFQKVEKDGGTIPKAARYDQDVTNIAPAERHTIEFTADADPGIYLMHCHKVNHVMNGRTYPGGMLNGVVYEDAMDTDIFKQLMEYAGYQG; from the coding sequence ATGACCGACATCGGCGCACCCGGCGACGGCCCGTCCCGACGAGACTTCCTGAAAGCGACCGGTGCGGGCGGTCTGGCCGCCGCGGCCGGTTGCACAGCACCGAGCAGTCGAGACCCACAGACGACCCGACAGCAGGCCATGAACTCCCAGAGCTCACTCCCCACCACGAGTCCCCCCGAAGTAGTGAACGTCGACGAGCAGGGCGGTAAAGTCACGCTCAAGTCCGCGCCCGCGAAGCATCAGGTCCACCCGCTGGACACGATGGGCGGGCCGGTCGAACTGCCGCAGGTCTGGGCGTTCCAGGCCGACGACCGCGACCCGAGCGTCCCCGGTCCCATCCTCCGGACCACCGAGGGCGAGGACATGGAGGTCACGCTCGACAACACCGACGGCAAGCGCCCGCACACGCTCCACTTCCACGGCGTCCAGAAGACGTGGGAGAACGACGGCGTGCCCACGACCACGGGCATCACGGTCAAACCGGGCGAGAAGCACACCTACCAGATTCCCGCGAACGTGCCCGGGACCCACCTCTATCACTGCCACTTCCAGACGCCCCGCCACATCGAGATGGGCATGTTCGGCATCCTCCGGGTGGACCCGAAGGGGTACGAACCAGCCGACAGGGAGTACTTCATGACGGTCAAGGAGTGGGACTCGTCGCTCTCGCGCATGATGGCCGGCGAGAGCGCGAGTTACAACCCCCGCAAGCGCAATCCCGACGTGTTCACCATCAACGGGAAGTCCGCGCCCCGGACGCTCCACCCCGAGGACGGGTCGCCAATCATCGTCAAGAAGGGCGAGACGGTCCGCCTCCACTTGGTCAACGGCGGATACATGTCCCACCCCATGCACATCCACAACCACCGGTTCCAGAAGGTCGAGAAGGACGGCGGCACGATTCCGAAGGCCGCCCGCTACGACCAGGACGTGACCAACATCGCGCCCGCCGAACGCCACACCATCGAGTTCACGGCCGACGCCGACCCCGGCATCTATCTGATGCACTGCCACAAGGTCAACCACGTCATGAACGGCCGGACCTACCCCGGCGGGATGCTCAACGGCGTCGTCTACGAGGACGCGATGGACACCGACATCTTCAAGCAACTCATGGAGTACGCCGGATACCAGGGGTGA